A single region of the Psychrobacter alimentarius genome encodes:
- the kdpA gene encoding potassium-transporting ATPase subunit KdpA, giving the protein MTMYALSQLVIYLLILFVLGYFLSGYMLQRMQAPVSALESRLFSVLGMIGQDSKGNRAFGMNWKQYALAIVLFNFIGFLALFFLQLAQGRLPLNPANMTGVTWDLAMNTAISFMTNTNWQAYGGESSMSYLTQMMGLSLQNFLSAATGIVVAFALMRGLVLKQSAHLGNAWIDLWRCNIYILLPIAAIIAVLLMSQGVIQTLSTYMDVQTLQGDTQTIALGPVASQEAIKMLGTNGGGFFNTNSAHPFENPTPLSNFIQMLAIFLIPTALCFCLGKLSGNLKQGLAILGAMTVLFVGMYSLTVSSELAGNPWLAAQVQGLTDASVSGNMEGKEIRFGIVASSLFATITTAASCGAVNAMHDSFTPLGGLSTMLQMQLGEVVFGGVGAGLYGMLLFAILAVFVSGLMIGRTPEYLGKKIEPFEMKMVVLALLAAPLMVLLGTAISVMTPSGQAGIFNPSAHGFSEVLYAFSSAANNNGSAFAGLGANSLFYNFMLGLSMLVGRFGVIIPVLALAGSLVQKPRLEVNSGTLPTTTPLFVGLLVGTVLMIGALTFVPALALGPIIEQIWMLGG; this is encoded by the coding sequence ATGACCATGTATGCATTATCACAGCTGGTTATATACCTGCTTATTCTGTTTGTTTTGGGATACTTCCTATCAGGCTACATGCTTCAGCGCATGCAAGCACCTGTCTCTGCCCTTGAGTCACGCCTCTTTAGTGTGCTTGGTATGATCGGTCAAGACAGCAAGGGCAATCGTGCTTTTGGTATGAATTGGAAGCAATATGCGTTAGCCATTGTCCTATTTAACTTTATTGGGTTTTTGGCGTTGTTCTTTTTGCAGTTGGCGCAAGGGCGCTTACCACTCAATCCAGCAAACATGACAGGTGTTACGTGGGACTTGGCGATGAATACCGCCATCAGTTTCATGACCAATACCAACTGGCAAGCCTATGGCGGCGAGAGTAGCATGAGCTACCTGACGCAAATGATGGGCTTATCTCTACAAAACTTCTTATCTGCTGCCACCGGTATCGTGGTGGCTTTTGCGTTGATGCGGGGTTTGGTACTCAAGCAAAGCGCTCATCTAGGCAATGCGTGGATAGATTTATGGCGATGTAATATTTATATCCTACTGCCCATTGCTGCGATCATCGCTGTACTATTGATGAGTCAAGGAGTTATCCAAACGCTATCGACGTATATGGATGTACAAACCTTACAAGGCGACACGCAGACCATCGCTTTGGGTCCTGTGGCCTCACAAGAAGCCATCAAAATGCTAGGCACCAATGGTGGCGGATTCTTTAATACCAATTCCGCTCACCCGTTTGAGAACCCCACGCCTCTTTCTAACTTTATTCAAATGTTGGCCATCTTTTTGATTCCAACCGCGCTTTGTTTTTGTCTTGGCAAACTTAGTGGCAACCTAAAACAAGGCTTGGCTATTTTGGGCGCGATGACGGTCCTGTTCGTGGGCATGTATTCATTGACGGTAAGTAGTGAGCTTGCTGGCAATCCTTGGCTGGCAGCGCAAGTTCAAGGACTGACCGATGCCAGCGTGAGCGGCAACATGGAAGGGAAAGAAATACGCTTTGGTATTGTGGCTTCGTCGCTGTTTGCCACTATCACGACGGCGGCATCATGCGGCGCAGTAAATGCAATGCATGATTCCTTCACGCCCCTCGGTGGTCTTAGCACCATGCTACAGATGCAATTGGGTGAAGTGGTGTTTGGTGGTGTGGGCGCAGGCCTTTACGGTATGTTGCTCTTTGCTATTTTAGCTGTGTTTGTTTCAGGCCTTATGATTGGCCGTACGCCTGAATATCTTGGCAAAAAAATCGAACCTTTTGAGATGAAAATGGTGGTATTGGCCCTATTGGCCGCGCCTCTTATGGTGTTGCTCGGCACTGCGATTAGTGTGATGACGCCTTCTGGTCAAGCAGGTATTTTTAATCCAAGTGCTCATGGTTTTAGTGAAGTGCTCTATGCCTTTAGTTCGGCTGCCAACAACAATGGTTCCGCGTTTGCAGGCTTGGGCGCGAACTCCCTGTTTTATAACTTTATGCTTGGTCTTTCTATGTTGGTTGGACGCTTTGGTGTGATTATTCCTGTATTGGCTCTGGCAGGATCGTTGGTGCAAAAGCCTAGACTCGAAGTCAATAGCGGGACCCTACCCACCACCACGCCTTTGTTTGTCGGGCTTTTGGTCGGCACTGTCCTTATGATTGGCGCCTTAACCTTTGTCCCTGCTTTAGCACTTGGGCCCATCATAGAGCAGATTTGGATGCTGGGCGGCTAG
- the kdpF gene encoding K(+)-transporting ATPase subunit F, with the protein MDVFAGFLAFGLFLYLLYVLIKPETF; encoded by the coding sequence ATGGATGTTTTTGCAGGATTTCTTGCCTTCGGCTTATTCCTCTATTTGTTATATGTCCTGATTAAGCCGGAGACCTTCTGA
- a CDS encoding PAP2 family lipid A phosphatase, with protein sequence MNTNHHVTDWTWLKLLCSTIIATVALEHSQIDLLISKLFYLNGQWLLEKGAQPYALIFYDAPKALLILFATYLMIVLAIKYRTPLNADFSLNHSKRSKYILPLAVREISYLLIVIIIVPTTIATLKSVTHVSCPNHLMLFGSDMPYLDLWQSIVAKTPAKCFPAAHASAGFSLYGLAFLPTWRKYRYKIFEAVTALGWTMGLYKMLFGDHFFSHTLVSMLLSLTIACALEHIFFKRFDENKNSQFHPTKPTLADTQKR encoded by the coding sequence ATGAATACCAACCATCATGTGACTGACTGGACTTGGCTCAAACTCCTGTGCTCAACCATTATTGCGACAGTAGCATTGGAGCACAGTCAAATAGACCTACTTATCAGTAAGCTTTTTTACCTAAACGGTCAATGGCTTTTGGAGAAAGGCGCACAACCTTATGCACTCATATTTTATGATGCTCCCAAAGCGCTATTAATTTTATTTGCGACTTACTTGATGATCGTTTTAGCGATTAAATACAGAACGCCTTTGAATGCTGACTTTTCATTAAATCATTCAAAACGCAGCAAATATATTTTGCCTTTAGCTGTCCGTGAGATAAGCTACTTGCTAATTGTTATCATAATCGTCCCTACGACTATTGCTACCCTCAAAAGCGTCACTCACGTCAGCTGCCCCAACCATTTGATGCTATTTGGTAGTGATATGCCTTATCTTGATCTTTGGCAAAGCATCGTGGCGAAGACGCCAGCCAAATGCTTTCCAGCTGCACATGCCAGCGCAGGATTTTCCTTATATGGCTTAGCGTTCCTCCCCACATGGCGCAAGTATCGCTATAAAATTTTTGAAGCAGTGACCGCTTTGGGATGGACGATGGGACTATATAAAATGCTCTTCGGTGATCATTTTTTTAGTCATACCTTGGTATCAATGTTGCTATCATTGACCATTGCTTGCGCATTGGAACATATTTTTTTTAAGCGTTTTGATGAAAATAAAAATAGCCAATTTCACCCGACCAAACCTACCCTAGCAGATACTCAAAAACGATAA
- a CDS encoding diacylglycerol kinase: MSRIIKAAGYSLDGFRAAYQFEAAFRQVLWLNLILLLTLIFMPFAISIKMLLIIASFLSLIVELLNTGIEACVDHTSMTKHPLAKIAKDVGSAAQFLSLLLLFSLWTMALSSLLR, translated from the coding sequence ATGTCTCGTATTATAAAAGCGGCGGGGTATTCACTAGACGGGTTTCGAGCTGCTTATCAGTTTGAGGCCGCGTTTAGACAAGTCCTTTGGCTCAACCTCATTTTATTATTGACACTGATATTCATGCCTTTTGCTATCAGTATAAAAATGCTGCTGATTATTGCCTCTTTTTTATCTTTGATTGTTGAGCTGCTAAATACTGGCATCGAAGCGTGTGTTGACCATACCTCAATGACAAAACATCCATTGGCAAAAATAGCGAAAGATGTGGGTTCTGCAGCACAGTTTTTGTCTTTGCTACTTCTATTTTCTTTGTGGACGATGGCGCTTTCAAGCCTTTTACGTTGA
- a CDS encoding sensor histidine kinase translates to MFSIDSIANKFRLSYFLFAILLCATFVSIFMYAEVRMEQELVKGRLLQQLELSQEKQGEQPIYIADPGIKIYNYDNAPAHLKAEATETVQEIPVTVNTDTGKTSTNLHFFVYHQDNQSYILTYLEDTKMVMANYPVLAIFEQLEDIFANALRVAVILSLLIAAIFSQLSSRQITKPLLDLKNAVETDHQNLTQLTHLPSEVGVLARAVDEKNHKLEQYLRREQLFTGDVSHELRTPLTIIMGASEVLASQLQDNERLSEFANRISNTAKETSEIITALLLLSRSPEKLDAPPTSINNVAISEVNRLTYLLRHKAVTCTVLADKDYVANVRPELLKMALGNLIKNAFQYTDEGEVTVRIDAEKITVTDTGLGIPEDMMPLLYERFERLEPQNTDTILHTNVLPSDSAGYKIEGSGLGLSIVQRIMAHMDWQLTHQTNASGGSTFSIYYNSRLS, encoded by the coding sequence ATGTTCAGTATCGACTCCATTGCCAATAAGTTTCGACTGTCGTATTTTTTATTTGCCATACTGCTTTGCGCCACTTTCGTCAGTATTTTTATGTATGCTGAGGTTAGAATGGAGCAAGAGCTGGTCAAAGGTCGCTTGCTGCAACAATTAGAACTCAGTCAAGAAAAACAAGGTGAGCAGCCTATTTATATTGCTGATCCAGGTATTAAAATCTACAACTACGATAATGCCCCAGCGCATTTAAAAGCCGAGGCTACTGAAACGGTTCAAGAAATTCCTGTCACTGTGAATACTGACACAGGTAAAACGTCAACCAACCTGCATTTTTTTGTCTACCATCAAGACAACCAAAGCTACATTTTAACCTACTTAGAAGACACAAAAATGGTAATGGCCAACTACCCCGTTTTGGCCATCTTTGAGCAGTTAGAAGATATCTTTGCCAATGCGTTAAGAGTTGCTGTCATTTTGAGCCTACTCATCGCTGCTATTTTTTCTCAATTATCCTCTAGGCAAATCACCAAGCCTTTATTAGACTTAAAAAATGCTGTCGAAACAGATCATCAAAATCTCACTCAGTTAACGCATTTGCCCTCTGAAGTTGGCGTCTTGGCACGAGCCGTCGATGAAAAAAACCATAAACTTGAGCAATACTTAAGACGTGAGCAACTCTTTACAGGAGATGTTAGTCACGAATTACGCACGCCCTTAACCATTATTATGGGCGCATCAGAAGTGCTGGCATCACAATTACAAGATAACGAGCGTTTGAGCGAATTTGCCAACCGCATCAGTAACACTGCAAAAGAAACCTCTGAGATTATCACCGCTTTATTGTTGCTTTCTCGCTCACCTGAAAAGCTGGACGCACCGCCAACGTCTATCAACAACGTGGCTATCAGCGAGGTGAACCGCTTAACATACTTGCTTCGCCACAAAGCCGTAACATGCACCGTACTGGCTGATAAAGACTATGTGGCCAATGTCCGACCTGAGCTACTAAAAATGGCATTGGGCAATTTGATAAAAAACGCGTTTCAGTATACCGATGAAGGCGAAGTCACTGTTCGTATTGACGCAGAAAAAATCACCGTCACCGATACGGGTCTTGGGATTCCTGAGGACATGATGCCGCTATTGTATGAGAGATTTGAACGTTTAGAGCCACAAAATACTGACACAATTTTGCATACCAATGTATTACCAAGCGATAGCGCAGGCTATAAGATTGAAGGATCGGGTTTAGGGCTCAGTATTGTACAACGTATTATGGCTCATATGGATTGGCAATTAACCCATCAAACCAATGCATCAGGCGGTAGCACCTTTAGTATCTATTACAATAGCCGCTTGTCATAA
- a CDS encoding response regulator transcription factor — translation MYKILVIEDNPDIVANIYAFFEPKGFELDNAHNGYSGLTLASNNRYDVILLDVMLPGMNGTQLCKKLREELHDKTPVLMLTARDTILDKVAGFDSGADDYLVKPFSLVELESRIKALIRRHQDSHCEQSLNVGGLCLNIEEHTVVREGKSLKLTPTGFKILQILMSASPRMVSKNELEEKVWADDIPSSDALRTHVHSVRAQVDKPFAKPMVMTVSGVGYQLIDPDKA, via the coding sequence GATACTCGTTATTGAAGATAACCCCGATATCGTAGCCAATATTTATGCTTTTTTTGAACCAAAAGGTTTTGAGTTAGACAATGCTCACAACGGTTATAGTGGACTGACACTGGCCTCGAACAATCGTTACGATGTCATACTGTTGGACGTGATGCTGCCTGGTATGAACGGCACGCAATTGTGCAAAAAACTTCGAGAAGAATTACACGATAAAACCCCCGTATTGATGCTGACAGCGCGTGATACTATTTTGGATAAAGTAGCAGGGTTTGATAGTGGCGCTGACGATTATCTTGTAAAACCCTTCTCTTTAGTTGAATTGGAGTCGCGTATTAAAGCTCTAATACGCCGACATCAAGACAGTCACTGTGAGCAAAGTCTCAATGTGGGTGGATTGTGTTTAAATATTGAAGAGCATACGGTGGTGCGCGAAGGTAAATCGCTTAAATTGACCCCCACTGGATTTAAGATATTACAGATACTGATGAGTGCATCGCCTAGGATGGTCAGTAAAAATGAGCTAGAAGAAAAGGTATGGGCTGATGATATCCCTAGTAGTGATGCGCTACGAACCCACGTGCACAGCGTACGAGCACAAGTCGATAAGCCATTTGCCAAACCTATGGTAATGACCGTGTCGGGCGTTGGTTATCAGCTTATTGATCCAGATAAAGCTTAA